ATTCCTATTTCCAAATTCTCTATAAAGACAGCTACCGAATCCCCAAATGAACTGCAAACTACGTCGCTTGGATCTCCTCCGCAATGGCCAAAAATCGGATTGCGAGCTGCATGTTTGGTCGGTGGATAAGGTGAAGGGTAAGCACTGCCAGCGGATCTTCAAGTGCCACCAGGTGATGCTGGTCTCCGCCTCCGAGGAGTTCGAAAGGTTGATCAAGGACCCGGAGTTTCAGAAGCAAAAGGGAGTAATATCCGTGGAGGACGCCTCGCCCACCGCCTACGAAGCTTTGCTCCTCTATATCTACACCTATGAGGTGTGCAACGCGGTCACCATCGACATGTGTGGTGACCTCATGCTTCTGGCCGAGCGTTACAAGATGCTGGACTTTATCGACTGCTATATAGACAAGCTGGCTCTGCAGGATTGGCCCATGGAGGTGGTGCTGCAGGTCTTCCATCTGGCCAGCGAGCACAACCATCCAGCGCTAATGGATCTGGTAGCGAAGGTATGAGGCATATGTATTACCCATCAGTCCTTCTAACTTGTAAACCTTCCCCAGAAAATCCTGCCCTTGGCCACCCAAATCACCCAGGACAAGTCCTTCCTGAAGCTAAGCGTCGCAGAGCTCAAGGCTTTGATCATAATCCTCAAGAAAGAGGCAATCCTCCCAGATCCTGAACTACTGGAGGCCCTGAAGAACTACCAGGAGGTGAACAACCTACGCTACGACAACATGGAGCAGTTCCAGCTGTTCGTGGAGGTTACCCAAATGTTCGACAACGTTCTCTTCGAAGTGGATGGCACCATAGTCCTGCCCGAGGCAGAAGAGGTGGTCACCCGGGAGATAGGCTCTGATACATCGGTTTACAATAGGGATAATTCATAGATTTACATATCTAAAGGGATCATTTATTGAATGATAAACGGGAAGGAAAACAAACATAATCGATTTCGGATCGGCTTATAGAATAAATATAGATATTCTCTGGCGCATACGGGCAGCAATCCCGCAGAGCGTGCACATTGAGGTTGAAGCGCTTGGCGTTGCCATAGCCCCGGCAGCCATCCACGTCGCGGGGGTTTaaacattaattaattaaacattaaGTCGTCAGTAGCGCAATGTTGATTTCCTTGACCATCTTGACGCGGTGCAGCATCCACTGGAGTGCATCCTGCTCCAGGGCTTGCGTTGAATACCAAACGGGGGAGTCGGGCACACAGGACCGCTCGGGCTTCAGATAGA
This portion of the Drosophila takahashii strain IR98-3 E-12201 chromosome 3R, DtakHiC1v2, whole genome shotgun sequence genome encodes:
- the LOC108063603 gene encoding uncharacterized protein, translating into MNCKLRRLDLLRNGQKSDCELHVWSVDKVKGKHCQRIFKCHQVMLVSASEEFERLIKDPEFQKQKGVISVEDASPTAYEALLLYIYTYEVCNAVTIDMCGDLMLLAERYKMLDFIDCYIDKLALQDWPMEVVLQVFHLASEHNHPALMDLVAKKILPLATQITQDKSFLKLSVAELKALIIILKKEAILPDPELLEALKNYQEVNNLRYDNMEQFQLFVEVTQMFDNVLFEVDGTIVLPEAEEVVTREIGSDTSVYNRDNS